From a single Oceaniferula marina genomic region:
- a CDS encoding ribonuclease E inhibitor RraB, with the protein MKIVEQLLINSEEDTKLLIQNDSHGDKFSVPRTVDFTINASDEEKAELVASFIEDNHYGKTTVTKVDEVFRISVFVEMPIEQNIICSVSGLMLCVSELFNVDYDGWGCIMQNKA; encoded by the coding sequence ATGAAAATCGTCGAACAACTACTCATCAATTCCGAAGAGGACACGAAACTGCTTATTCAAAACGACTCTCACGGAGATAAGTTTTCTGTCCCTAGGACTGTTGATTTCACAATAAACGCTAGTGATGAAGAAAAAGCCGAACTTGTCGCATCGTTTATTGAAGATAACCATTATGGCAAAACAACGGTTACAAAAGTAGATGAAGTTTTCAGGATTTCAGTATTCGTCGAAATGCCAATTGAACAAAACATCATATGCTCAGTCTCTGGCCTGATGCTTTGCGTCTCCGAGCTTTTTAATGTCGATTATGATGGCTGGGGTTGCATTATGCAAAATAAAGCCTAA